The Montipora capricornis isolate CH-2021 chromosome 1, ASM3666992v2, whole genome shotgun sequence genome contains a region encoding:
- the LOC138049813 gene encoding uncharacterized protein codes for MENCSSHTVATTESAITLANQLVSVLKEGGFHLTKFTSNRDRVLRAFPQEELPNPSINLDLDELSIGRTLGLHWDALSDNLQFKVTSTNKLPTKRGILSTVRSLFDPLGFLGPFLLPVKVILQQLWRIDASWDHPIQGPLLAQWNNWLKSMSYVANLKVPRCFKSFSERSISNIQLHYFSDASTHGYVAVGYLRLLDDAGNVHCAFFMGKTRNSPLKQWFVPRLELQAAVITKRLHLLIREELDLPLVGVTFWSDSLTTYIANERKPFKPFVANRVNEIREVSTPQQWRYVPTSLNPADNGSRGMELHKLNLKCR; via the exons ATGGAGAATTGCTCTTCACAC ACTGTGGCAACTACGGAGTCAGCGATTACGTTAGCAAACCAGCTTGTAAGTGTCTTGAAAGAAGGTGGATTTCATCTTACGAAGTTTACAAGCAACAGAGACAGGGTTCTCAGAGCCTTCCCTCAAGAGGAGTTACCAAATCCGTCCATCAACCTCGACCTTGACGAACTCTCCATCGGACGGACTCTGGGCTTACACTGGGATGCACTATCTGATAACCTTCAATTCAAGGTTACTTCTACTAACAAACTTCCAACCAAACGTGGCATTCTGTCCACTGTCAGGTCATTGTTTGACCCTCTTGGTTTTCTCGGTCCATTTCTTCTTCCGGTCAAAGTTATTCTTCAGCAGCTATGGAGAATTGATGCTTCATGGGATCATCCGATACAAGGACCTCTCTTAGCTCAATGGAACAATTGGCTGAAGTCCATGTCATATGTTGCCAACTTGAAGGTTCCGCGATGTTTCAAGTCTTTCTCTGAAAGATCCATCTCAAACATCCAACTGCATTACTTTTCGGATGCGTCCACCCATGGATACGTGGCAGTCGGTTATTTACGGCTCCTTGACGATGCTGGAAACGTTCACTGCGCCTTTTTCATGGGAAAGACCCGGAATTCCCCTTTGAAGCAATGGTTTGTTCCCCGCTTGGAGCTGCAAGCGGCCGTAATCACTAAACGCTTACATCTGCTGATACGCGAAGAGCTAGACCTTCCCTTGGTTGGTGTAACGTTCTGGTCCGACTCCTTAACCACATATATAGCCAACGAAAGAAAACCGTTTAAGCCATTTGTAGCGAATCGAGTAAACGAGATTCGTGAAGTCTCTACGCCACAGCAATGGCGATATGTTCCAACATCGCTTAATCCAGCTGACAACGGATCGAGGGGAATGGAACTGCACAAGCTGAATCTAAAATGCCGTTGA